In a single window of the Prochlorococcus marinus CUG1415 genome:
- the purM gene encoding phosphoribosylformylglycinamidine cyclo-ligase, whose amino-acid sequence MDYKTSGVDIEAGREFVSEIKQAVEGTHTSNVIEGIGGFGGLFRIPIDSFKKPVLVSGTDGVGTKLELAQSKNFHFEVGIDLVAMCMNDIITSGAKPLFFLDYIATGKLDKKQLLRVVQGISHGCRENNCSLLGGETAEMPGFYSKNKYDLAGFCVGIVDEDKLINGKKVSEHDLIIALKSNGVHSNGFSLVRKIIQNNNQIDKEFEKVSNLNFYDELLKPTKIYNNVINQILSEKIEIKAMSHITGGGIPENLPRCIPSDFIPYVNTHSWDIPILFKFLKEQGTIPEKDFWNTFNLGVGFCLIIDKEFKDSILNICKDNEIDSWEIGKIVRKDDSTISKFLPEILT is encoded by the coding sequence ATGGATTACAAAACATCAGGTGTTGATATAGAAGCTGGGCGAGAATTTGTTTCTGAAATTAAACAGGCAGTTGAAGGAACTCATACATCTAATGTGATTGAGGGTATTGGTGGGTTCGGAGGTTTGTTTAGAATTCCTATCGATAGTTTTAAAAAACCAGTTCTTGTTTCAGGAACTGATGGTGTTGGAACAAAATTAGAATTAGCCCAAAGTAAAAACTTTCACTTTGAGGTTGGTATTGATTTAGTTGCTATGTGCATGAACGATATCATTACTAGTGGGGCAAAACCTTTATTTTTTCTGGATTATATTGCTACTGGCAAACTTGATAAGAAACAATTATTGAGAGTTGTTCAGGGCATCTCACATGGCTGTAGAGAAAATAACTGTTCATTACTCGGTGGAGAAACTGCTGAAATGCCAGGATTTTATTCAAAAAATAAGTATGATCTTGCAGGATTTTGTGTAGGAATAGTTGACGAGGATAAGCTTATTAATGGTAAAAAAGTATCTGAACATGACTTGATAATTGCTTTAAAAAGTAATGGAGTCCATAGTAATGGCTTTAGTTTGGTAAGAAAAATAATTCAAAACAATAATCAAATCGATAAAGAATTTGAAAAAGTTTCAAACTTAAATTTTTATGATGAGTTATTGAAACCTACAAAAATCTACAATAATGTAATTAATCAAATTTTATCTGAAAAAATAGAGATTAAAGCTATGTCTCATATAACTGGGGGTGGGATTCCAGAGAATCTTCCAAGATGTATTCCTTCTGATTTTATTCCTTATGTAAATACTCACTCGTGGGATATACCTATTTTATTTAAATTTCTAAAAGAACAAGGGACTATTCCTGAAAAAGATTTTTGGAATACTTTCAATCTTGGAGTAGGATTTTGTCTAATTATTGATAAAGAATTTAAAGATTCCATATTAAATATCTGCAAAGATAATGAAATCGATAGTTGGGAGATTGGCAAGATAGTTCGAAAAGATGATTCAACAATTAGTAAATTTTTGCCTGAAATTTTAACTTAA
- a CDS encoding NADP-dependent isocitrate dehydrogenase, translating to MPKFEKLTLPNEGEIITFNQGKPNVPNNPIVPFIRGDGTGVDIWPATQIVLDSAIKKSYGDERKINWFKVYAGDEACELYGTYNYLPQDTIEAIKHFGVAIKGPLTTPIGGGIRSLNVALRQIFDLYSCVRPCKYFSGTPSPHKNPQKLDVIVYRENTEDIYMGIEWEAEDNNCLELINHLNNVVIPKSKNLKNRSIPNGSGIGIKPVSKSGSQRHIRKAIEHAKRLSGDKRHVTLVHKGNIMKYTEGAFRDWGYELAVNEFREDCITERESWILDNIQKNPEITIENNARKIEPGFDKLTNNKKAFICEEIKEVIASISNSHGDGKWRELILVDDRIADSIFQQIQTRPQEYSILATLNLNGDYVSDAAAAIVGGLGMAPGANIGDNAAIFEATHGTAPKHAGLNKINPGSVILSGVMMLEYFGWDEAANLITNGLSKAIEQKKVTYDLARLMEPKVEPLSCSSFAEEIISNF from the coding sequence ATGCCAAAATTTGAAAAATTAACTTTACCTAATGAAGGCGAGATAATAACTTTTAATCAAGGCAAACCAAATGTTCCTAATAATCCAATTGTCCCATTTATTAGGGGTGATGGTACTGGAGTTGATATTTGGCCTGCTACTCAAATCGTTCTTGATTCAGCGATTAAAAAAAGCTATGGAGATGAAAGAAAAATTAATTGGTTTAAAGTCTATGCAGGCGATGAAGCTTGTGAACTTTATGGAACATATAATTATCTCCCTCAAGATACTATTGAAGCAATTAAACACTTTGGTGTAGCCATCAAAGGTCCTTTAACGACTCCCATCGGTGGAGGTATTAGATCTCTGAATGTTGCATTAAGGCAAATTTTTGATTTATATAGCTGTGTTAGACCATGCAAATATTTTTCAGGAACTCCAAGCCCTCACAAAAATCCCCAAAAGTTAGACGTTATTGTTTATAGAGAAAATACTGAGGATATCTACATGGGAATTGAATGGGAAGCAGAGGATAATAATTGTCTTGAATTAATTAATCACTTAAATAACGTTGTCATACCAAAAAGTAAAAATTTAAAAAATAGATCGATACCAAACGGATCAGGTATTGGAATAAAACCGGTGAGTAAATCTGGTAGCCAAAGGCATATTAGAAAAGCTATTGAACATGCTAAAAGATTATCAGGAGATAAAAGGCATGTGACTCTTGTACATAAAGGGAATATTATGAAATATACAGAAGGTGCATTTAGAGATTGGGGATATGAATTAGCAGTAAATGAATTTAGAGAAGATTGCATTACAGAAAGAGAAAGCTGGATTTTAGATAATATTCAGAAAAATCCAGAAATTACAATTGAAAATAATGCTCGAAAAATTGAACCAGGTTTTGACAAGCTTACAAATAACAAAAAAGCATTCATTTGCGAAGAAATTAAAGAAGTTATTGCATCAATATCCAATTCTCACGGAGATGGGAAATGGAGAGAACTTATTCTTGTTGATGATCGTATAGCTGATAGTATATTTCAACAAATTCAAACTAGACCTCAAGAATATTCAATTCTTGCAACATTAAACCTTAATGGAGACTATGTTTCTGATGCGGCTGCAGCAATTGTTGGCGGCCTAGGTATGGCTCCAGGTGCAAATATTGGAGATAATGCAGCAATTTTCGAGGCTACGCACGGTACCGCTCCAAAACATGCAGGCTTAAACAAGATTAATCCAGGCTCAGTAATTCTTAGTGGTGTAATGATGCTTGAATATTTTGGTTGGGATGAAGCAGCTAACTTAATTACTAATGGTTTAAGTAAGGCAATAGAGCAAAAAAAAGTCACCTATGATCTAGCACGCTTAATGGAACCAAAAGTAGAACCCTTATCCTGCAGCAGTTTTGCTGAAGAAATTATCTCAAATTTCTAA
- a CDS encoding histidine phosphotransferase: protein MPFANNQRITRRRSSAGPTPPKRPIGNNSEFSGRQSQGPRPTFLTLRDHGKVFVADLPNLSDGQLAHISKEANQVLDSLEKRLTDLENEPNKSNPENDTLIKASTKRDVTLRFIKSIEEEQDHRKNNPALRDAASESLPRTFLEVARHRLPGATFDSLLREALEACAVDESVKENPIIDEPKETVKIMDIPSSNKNASLVVSIDANDASKNDSI from the coding sequence ATGCCTTTTGCAAATAATCAAAGAATTACACGTAGACGTAGTTCAGCTGGTCCTACCCCGCCAAAACGACCAATAGGCAATAATTCTGAATTTAGTGGTAGACAGTCTCAAGGCCCAAGACCAACTTTTTTGACACTTAGGGATCATGGGAAAGTTTTTGTGGCTGATTTACCTAATTTGTCCGATGGACAATTAGCTCATATTAGTAAAGAAGCAAATCAAGTTTTAGATAGTTTAGAAAAAAGGCTTACTGATCTTGAAAATGAGCCTAATAAAAGCAATCCTGAAAATGATACGCTGATAAAAGCTTCTACGAAAAGAGATGTCACCCTTAGGTTTATTAAATCCATAGAAGAAGAACAAGACCATAGAAAGAATAATCCTGCGTTAAGAGATGCTGCTTCTGAATCGTTACCGAGAACTTTTCTTGAGGTTGCTAGACATAGATTGCCAGGAGCAACTTTTGATTCACTACTTCGAGAGGCTCTTGAAGCATGCGCCGTTGATGAGAGTGTTAAAGAAAATCCAATTATTGATGAGCCCAAGGAAACTGTAAAAATTATGGATATCCCTTCTTCCAACAAAAATGCTTCACTTGTTGTTAGTATCGATGCAAATGATGCCTCCAAGAATGACTCTATTTGA
- a CDS encoding phycoerythrobilin:ferredoxin oxidoreductase yields the protein MLIQDTIFYSSDWRWHNFLKYLTNNLSKHNCLEKIIPSEYSYKDSTYGSKKSKKNVNLSTWGVMHKKRIQFARAVCINSPNYSVLNFLIIPNTIYNVPFFGVDFVSLPNSHLLVLDFQPSLKIQNQYNNELLEKLIKLKNHCHSSLPLAEKMSADVARFFSPGVIWSKLPKEERSDFLIANQLYTSFKEYLDLYLEILFESKEANMELQKELINGQNHYLKYRRDNDPARPMLSSLFGKEFTESLIKEVLFTT from the coding sequence ATGTTAATACAAGATACTATTTTTTACAGTTCAGATTGGAGATGGCATAATTTTTTAAAATATTTAACTAATAATTTAAGTAAACATAACTGTTTAGAAAAAATAATACCCTCGGAATATTCTTATAAAGATTCAACTTATGGTTCAAAAAAATCAAAAAAAAATGTGAATCTCTCTACTTGGGGTGTAATGCACAAAAAAAGAATTCAATTCGCAAGAGCAGTGTGTATAAATAGTCCAAATTATTCTGTTTTAAATTTTTTAATTATTCCTAATACTATTTATAATGTCCCATTTTTTGGAGTAGATTTTGTTTCTCTACCTAATAGTCATTTATTAGTATTAGATTTTCAGCCTTCATTAAAAATACAAAATCAATACAATAATGAGTTATTAGAAAAACTTATAAAACTTAAAAATCATTGTCATTCATCACTCCCGTTAGCTGAAAAAATGTCTGCAGATGTAGCTAGATTTTTTTCTCCAGGAGTAATCTGGTCAAAATTACCAAAAGAAGAAAGAAGTGATTTTTTAATTGCTAATCAGCTTTATACCTCATTTAAGGAATATCTTGATTTGTATTTGGAAATTCTTTTTGAAAGCAAAGAAGCCAATATGGAACTGCAAAAAGAATTAATAAATGGTCAAAATCATTATTTAAAATATAGGCGAGATAACGATCCAGCAAGACCAATGTTATCGAGTTTGTTTGGAAAGGAATTTACTGAATCTTTAATTAAAGAAGTTTTATTTACCACTTAA
- a CDS encoding low molecular weight protein-tyrosine-phosphatase, with the protein MQKISVLFVCLGNICRSPAAEAIFISLIEKKGLTDSFIVDSAGTGSWHIGKKADSRMRIAAERRDIHILSRARQITSKDFDKFNYILAMDDSNFRNIQDLKNRTSSTDSASIKKIQNFRSAFNEQEVPDPYFGGNEGFDYVLDILEDSVSGFLESIS; encoded by the coding sequence ATGCAAAAAATTTCTGTTCTTTTTGTATGTTTGGGAAATATTTGTAGGTCTCCTGCTGCAGAAGCTATTTTTATAAGTTTAATTGAAAAGAAAGGATTAACCGATAGTTTTATTGTAGATTCTGCTGGAACTGGGAGTTGGCATATTGGAAAAAAAGCTGATTCTAGAATGAGAATTGCGGCAGAAAGAAGAGATATACATATCTTAAGTAGGGCTCGTCAAATTACTAGCAAAGATTTTGACAAATTTAACTATATTCTTGCGATGGACGATTCAAATTTTAGAAATATTCAAGATCTTAAAAATAGAACATCTTCAACTGATTCTGCATCAATTAAAAAAATACAAAATTTCAGATCAGCTTTCAATGAGCAAGAAGTTCCTGATCCATATTTTGGAGGTAATGAGGGCTTTGATTATGTCCTTGATATTTTAGAAGACTCTGTAAGCGGCTTTTTGGAAAGTATTTCTTGA
- a CDS encoding galactose mutarotase — MKLELSNKEQGIFVFQLDKNNYIKFCPERGGVITNWVSDGNEILYFDEKRFIDKTKSIRGGIPILFPICGNLNTSSSVFGNVYLQLPQHGFARDLQWQYSFNENERFLCLFLNASKKTKKYYPFDFELRIEVTLKVNCLEFKITIHNKTNFAMPINFGLHPYFNVSDFKNLDFIDNPLNCQDQERNIISNTLDELNKINLGVDLLMYTSGRSSFRDKVFKREVTLNHPYPFDLGVIWSDPPRRMICLEPWTSPRNSFVDGFRNIMIPSNDIKRLNASIQIKSLK, encoded by the coding sequence GTGAAACTTGAATTATCTAATAAAGAACAAGGAATTTTTGTCTTTCAATTAGATAAAAATAACTACATTAAATTTTGTCCTGAAAGAGGAGGCGTTATTACAAATTGGGTTTCAGATGGTAATGAAATACTCTATTTCGATGAAAAAAGATTTATCGATAAGACAAAAAGTATTAGGGGAGGTATTCCAATCTTGTTTCCAATATGTGGAAATCTCAATACCTCTAGTTCAGTATTTGGAAATGTTTATTTGCAATTACCACAACATGGTTTCGCTAGGGATTTGCAATGGCAATACTCCTTCAATGAAAATGAAAGATTTTTATGCTTATTCTTAAATGCATCTAAAAAAACCAAAAAATATTATCCTTTCGATTTCGAACTAAGAATAGAAGTTACCTTAAAGGTTAACTGTTTAGAATTTAAAATTACAATCCATAACAAAACAAACTTTGCTATGCCTATAAATTTTGGTTTGCATCCTTATTTTAATGTTTCAGATTTCAAAAATTTAGATTTTATTGATAATCCACTTAATTGTCAGGATCAAGAAAGAAATATTATAAGTAATACTTTGGATGAATTAAACAAAATTAATTTAGGAGTTGATCTGCTTATGTATACTTCCGGTAGAAGCTCTTTTCGAGATAAAGTTTTTAAAAGAGAGGTAACTTTAAATCATCCATACCCTTTTGATTTAGGCGTTATTTGGAGTGATCCTCCAAGAAGAATGATATGTCTCGAACCTTGGACTAGTCCCCGAAATTCTTTTGTTGATGGATTTAGAAACATTATGATTCCTTCAAATGATATTAAAAGATTAAATGCTTCAATACAAATAAAATCTCTTAAGTAA
- a CDS encoding 15,16-dihydrobiliverdin:ferredoxin oxidoreductase, which yields MFDSLVDFLKTNIDEFNGHEVEISSEFKEHHNEDSKYIIKNWLFSSPEYRKWRITRLDGGKKLQVFNTVAYPNFDSEMPILGADILWFGTSQKLLAILDYQPLIQEGKYLEKYCSSLGIIKKKYSAFDNNKMKNIYDSKKYFSPWVIICRGNKLNLDRDLNNIFHSFVNNYLNIYKSNPVNQFLNAEEIKINQIKYDKYSFEKDPADKLFKSFFGEKWTKKFINKFLFTLNNEIIR from the coding sequence ATGTTTGATTCATTAGTTGATTTCCTTAAAACCAATATTGATGAATTCAATGGTCATGAAGTAGAAATATCTAGCGAATTCAAAGAACATCATAATGAAGACTCAAAATATATTATTAAAAATTGGCTTTTTTCATCTCCCGAATATAGAAAGTGGCGAATAACAAGATTAGATGGTGGCAAAAAACTGCAAGTGTTTAATACGGTCGCATATCCAAATTTTGATAGTGAAATGCCTATTTTAGGAGCTGATATTTTATGGTTTGGAACTTCTCAAAAGTTATTAGCAATACTTGATTATCAACCTTTAATTCAAGAAGGCAAGTATCTTGAAAAATATTGTTCAAGTTTAGGTATTATTAAAAAAAAATATTCTGCATTTGATAATAATAAAATGAAGAATATATATGATTCAAAAAAGTATTTTTCCCCATGGGTGATTATATGTAGAGGAAATAAATTAAATCTTGATAGAGATTTAAATAATATATTCCATTCATTTGTAAATAACTATTTGAACATTTATAAATCAAATCCTGTTAATCAATTTTTAAATGCAGAAGAAATAAAGATTAATCAAATTAAATATGATAAGTACAGTTTTGAAAAAGACCCTGCAGATAAATTGTTTAAATCTTTTTTTGGAGAAAAATGGACAAAAAAATTTATCAATAAATTTCTTTTTACATTAAATAATGAGATTATTCGTTGA
- a CDS encoding heme oxygenase (biliverdin-producing), with product MAVALAGQLREGTKKSHTMAENTGFVACFLKGVVEKKSYRKLISDLYFVYEAMEEEIERLVNEEHPVIKPIGFKSLFRKETLVNDLKFYFGESWKNEINISQSAKEYVERIREVAKNSPELLVGHHYTRYIGDLSGGQILKRIAKKALNLQGNDGLNFYEFELIADEKKFKEEYSLTLNQLPINQKTADQIIDEANQAFTYNMKMFKELEGNLIAVLGKIVFNYITKKVRKGSTET from the coding sequence ATGGCAGTCGCTCTTGCAGGACAATTAAGAGAAGGGACAAAAAAATCCCACACTATGGCAGAAAATACTGGCTTTGTGGCTTGTTTTTTAAAAGGGGTTGTTGAAAAAAAATCTTATAGAAAATTAATTAGTGATTTATATTTTGTTTATGAAGCTATGGAAGAAGAAATTGAAAGACTAGTCAATGAGGAACATCCCGTAATAAAACCTATAGGTTTTAAATCATTATTCAGGAAAGAAACTCTTGTAAACGATCTTAAATTTTATTTTGGTGAAAGCTGGAAGAATGAAATTAATATTTCTCAATCAGCAAAAGAATATGTTGAAAGAATCCGAGAGGTCGCAAAAAATTCACCAGAGCTATTGGTTGGTCACCACTACACTCGCTATATAGGAGATTTATCTGGGGGGCAAATTTTGAAAAGGATTGCTAAAAAAGCATTAAATTTGCAGGGAAATGATGGTTTAAATTTTTATGAGTTTGAATTAATTGCTGATGAAAAGAAATTCAAGGAAGAATATTCCCTTACTTTGAATCAACTTCCAATAAATCAAAAGACTGCTGATCAAATTATTGATGAAGCTAATCAAGCTTTTACTTACAATATGAAAATGTTTAAGGAGCTTGAAGGTAACTTGATTGCTGTTTTAGGCAAGATTGTATTTAATTACATTACAAAAAAAGTAAGGAAAGGAAGCACCGAGACCTAG
- a CDS encoding four-carbon acid sugar kinase family protein translates to MKFVVIDDDPTGSQTVHDCLLLLKWDCSTLVKGFESKSNLFFILANTRSLSENDAKLIIEEICKNLNTVIASQAYEEEIIFISRGDSTLRGHNFLEPSALNSCLGPFDATFHIPAFIEGKRFTINGSHFVDKTPISQTIFAKDKIFGYETNNVKNLLFQQSKSQINFEDIQNLVLSDIEMLNDEENNIVFKTLKNLKNNKHVIVDVENYSQLKKFSLVIKKLIKHKKFLFRTAASFISSISERQSVSQSQIFFSSLRIRNKEKSFLPGLIIVGSYVELSTIQLNNLLEISNCNPVVLDVFEFFKITSADNNQKRRNLFKNKFLKEIRYSFEKGKTPVLFTSRKFLSLDSSELFNFYNLLACFIAELVADLKYEIGYLISKGGITTNLILSNGLNADYVYLEGQILTGISVVTYNLKNGEKLPIVTHPGNIGTKDSLVKIWKVFEKKKNF, encoded by the coding sequence ATGAAATTTGTCGTTATAGATGATGATCCCACAGGTTCTCAAACTGTTCACGATTGCTTATTACTGCTTAAGTGGGACTGCTCAACTTTAGTCAAAGGTTTTGAATCTAAATCTAATTTATTTTTTATTTTGGCTAATACAAGGTCACTATCGGAAAATGATGCGAAATTAATCATAGAGGAAATTTGTAAAAATCTTAACACTGTAATTGCTTCTCAAGCCTATGAAGAAGAAATTATTTTTATAAGTAGAGGAGACTCTACTCTTCGAGGACATAACTTTTTAGAGCCAAGTGCTCTAAATAGTTGCTTAGGACCTTTTGATGCTACTTTTCATATTCCAGCTTTCATAGAGGGTAAAAGATTCACAATAAATGGCTCTCATTTTGTTGATAAAACCCCTATTAGTCAAACAATTTTTGCAAAAGATAAAATTTTTGGATATGAGACAAATAATGTCAAGAATCTTTTATTTCAGCAGAGTAAATCTCAAATAAATTTTGAAGATATTCAAAATCTTGTATTATCAGATATCGAAATGCTAAATGATGAAGAAAATAATATTGTTTTTAAAACACTAAAGAACTTGAAGAATAATAAACATGTAATTGTAGATGTAGAAAATTATTCTCAACTCAAAAAATTTTCTTTAGTAATTAAAAAATTAATTAAACACAAAAAATTCCTTTTTCGAACCGCAGCAAGTTTTATAAGTTCAATTTCTGAGAGACAAAGTGTCTCTCAGAGTCAAATATTTTTCTCTAGTTTAAGAATAAGAAATAAAGAAAAGAGTTTTCTTCCCGGATTGATAATTGTTGGATCTTATGTAGAACTTTCAACAATACAATTGAATAATTTATTAGAGATAAGTAATTGCAATCCAGTTGTATTAGATGTTTTTGAATTCTTTAAAATTACTTCAGCAGATAATAATCAGAAGCGAAGGAATTTGTTTAAAAATAAATTTTTGAAAGAAATTAGATATTCTTTTGAGAAAGGAAAAACTCCTGTTTTGTTTACTTCAAGAAAATTTTTGTCCTTAGATTCTTCTGAACTATTTAATTTTTATAATTTACTTGCTTGTTTTATTGCTGAATTAGTTGCAGATTTGAAGTATGAAATAGGATATTTGATTTCAAAAGGTGGAATAACAACAAATTTGATTCTTAGTAATGGACTTAATGCAGATTATGTTTATCTTGAAGGACAGATTTTAACAGGCATTTCAGTAGTGACTTACAACCTAAAAAATGGCGAAAAACTTCCTATTGTTACTCATCCTGGAAACATTGGCACTAAAGATTCACTGGTTAAGATTTGGAAAGTTTTTGAAAAAAAAAAGAATTTTTAA
- a CDS encoding bifunctional pantoate--beta-alanine ligase/(d)CMP kinase produces MKHIILRKTEEIENWRRNINNDINFIPTMGNLHNGHIKLISTAKNDNSNVNLVSIFVNPLQFDNKSDLKNYPKTIDNDIKISFANGADAIFIPSTEDIYPPNNKNIEFVKASLELSSALCGLNRIGHFDGVCTVVYRLLNLIKPKNLYLGEKDWQQLLILKNLVLTKKLNVAIKSIPTQRDFDGIPLSSRNVHLSKNERKLIRFFSNELLVAKKTFQQEKKIRLKEIIKKLLAEKISIEYLEHLHPHTLQKVRFENNISILAGAIRCGDTRLIDHVFLMKRRPIIAIDGPAGSGKSTVTKLIAKKLKLLYLDTGAMYRALSWLLIKENIDYKIEKKLQNILKDISIVFKSNENSHQDVFINNYCVTEEIRTQEISAIVSKISSIKEVRKFLVEEQRKIGESGGLVAEGRDIGTTVFPNAELKIFLTASIDERAKRRKYDKKSKDSQEIDLHKLKELIKQRDFEDSNREISPLIKANDAIEIITDGHSINEVVDKIIDLYNDKIPKETQIQ; encoded by the coding sequence GTGAAGCATATAATTTTAAGGAAAACTGAAGAAATAGAAAATTGGCGGAGAAATATAAATAATGATATTAACTTTATTCCAACAATGGGTAATCTGCATAATGGACATATAAAACTAATATCAACAGCAAAAAATGACAATTCTAATGTGAATTTAGTCAGTATTTTCGTTAATCCACTCCAATTTGATAACAAGTCAGATTTAAAGAATTACCCTAAAACAATTGACAATGATATTAAAATTTCTTTTGCAAATGGCGCAGATGCCATCTTCATCCCAAGTACTGAAGATATATATCCACCGAATAATAAAAATATTGAATTCGTGAAAGCTTCACTAGAATTATCTTCTGCATTATGTGGATTAAATCGAATTGGACATTTTGATGGCGTTTGTACAGTAGTTTATAGATTACTTAATCTCATCAAGCCAAAAAATCTTTATTTAGGAGAAAAAGATTGGCAACAACTTTTAATATTAAAAAATCTTGTCCTAACAAAGAAATTAAATGTTGCTATTAAATCTATTCCTACACAGAGAGATTTTGATGGTATTCCTTTAAGTTCTCGTAATGTACATTTATCAAAAAACGAAAGAAAATTAATTAGATTTTTTTCTAATGAATTATTAGTAGCAAAAAAAACTTTTCAACAAGAAAAAAAGATCAGATTAAAAGAAATAATTAAAAAGCTTTTAGCAGAAAAAATTTCAATTGAATATTTAGAACATTTACACCCTCATACCCTCCAAAAAGTAAGGTTTGAGAATAATATTTCGATACTGGCTGGTGCGATAAGATGTGGAGACACAAGATTAATTGATCACGTTTTTCTCATGAAAAGAAGGCCTATTATTGCAATTGATGGCCCTGCAGGCTCAGGTAAAAGTACTGTTACAAAGTTAATAGCGAAGAAACTTAAACTTTTATATTTAGATACTGGAGCAATGTATAGGGCATTGAGTTGGCTTTTAATAAAAGAAAATATTGATTATAAAATAGAAAAAAAGTTGCAGAATATTCTTAAAGATATTTCTATTGTGTTCAAGTCAAATGAAAATTCACATCAGGATGTTTTCATTAATAACTACTGTGTTACTGAAGAAATTAGGACACAAGAGATAAGTGCCATCGTTTCTAAAATTTCCTCAATTAAAGAAGTAAGAAAATTCTTAGTAGAAGAACAAAGAAAAATTGGAGAATCAGGCGGACTGGTGGCTGAAGGAAGAGATATAGGAACGACTGTTTTTCCTAATGCAGAACTTAAAATTTTTTTAACGGCAAGCATCGATGAAAGAGCAAAAAGAAGAAAGTATGATAAAAAAAGTAAAGACTCACAAGAAATAGACCTTCATAAATTAAAGGAACTTATAAAGCAAAGAGATTTTGAAGATTCTAATAGAGAAATTTCGCCTCTAATAAAAGCGAATGACGCAATAGAAATTATTACGGATGGACATTCTATTAATGAGGTAGTAGATAAAATTATTGATCTTTATAATGACAAGATTCCTAAAGAAACTCAGATCCAATAA
- a CDS encoding alpha/beta fold hydrolase encodes MKKSALIDSDVNYDWNFLNYPIHTVSAKPEHSAKECAILLIHGFGASTDHWRFNIPILSKKYEVHAMDLLGFGKSPKPQDVEYSGSLWKDQVVAYVKEKIRKPTIVVGNSLGGYAALAAGAELNELNAGVILLNAAGYFSEEKTIKKNMLQTSIETVAGILLKNVVLQRLIFENMRNPKNIKKTLNQVYVDKKNVDDFLVESIRKPSLDFGAFNVFRSVFNPSGPQGLPLDKLFAKLNAPLLLLWGGKDPWMNTPKKRNLYKKFTPNNTKEIILDAGHCPHDEIPELVNQHILDWVDSL; translated from the coding sequence ATGAAAAAATCAGCTCTTATAGATAGTGATGTAAATTATGATTGGAATTTTTTAAATTACCCAATACATACTGTCTCAGCCAAGCCAGAACATTCTGCAAAGGAATGTGCAATTTTATTAATTCATGGTTTTGGAGCTTCTACGGATCATTGGAGATTCAACATACCTATTTTGAGTAAGAAATATGAAGTTCATGCCATGGATCTACTTGGCTTTGGAAAAAGTCCTAAGCCTCAAGATGTTGAATACTCAGGATCTCTATGGAAAGATCAGGTTGTAGCTTACGTAAAAGAGAAAATAAGAAAACCTACAATTGTTGTTGGAAATTCATTAGGTGGATATGCAGCATTAGCAGCTGGTGCAGAATTAAATGAACTTAACGCAGGAGTTATATTACTCAATGCTGCCGGATACTTTAGTGAAGAAAAAACTATTAAAAAGAATATGTTGCAAACTTCAATCGAAACTGTTGCAGGAATATTGTTGAAAAATGTTGTTCTTCAACGTTTGATTTTTGAGAATATGAGAAATCCAAAAAATATTAAAAAAACTTTGAATCAAGTTTATGTTGATAAAAAAAATGTTGATGATTTTTTAGTTGAGTCAATAAGGAAGCCTTCGCTGGATTTCGGGGCTTTTAATGTTTTTAGAAGTGTATTTAACCCATCAGGTCCTCAGGGATTGCCGTTGGATAAGTTATTCGCAAAGCTAAATGCACCATTATTACTTCTTTGGGGAGGGAAAGATCCATGGATGAACACTCCAAAAAAAAGAAATCTATATAAAAAATTTACACCAAATAATACAAAAGAAATTATTCTTGATGCAGGACATTGTCCTCATGATGAGATACCTGAATTAGTTAATCAGCATATTTTGGATTGGGTTGATTCTCTTTAA